The proteins below come from a single Candidatus Chlamydia sanziniae genomic window:
- the hflX gene encoding GTPase HflX, which produces MPNHNNTLEEKLPSPHEKQDTFQALAVSCYSSKTDPSIVLEHLEELVSLAESCGIAVIKTRSWILKTPIASTYINEGKLVEIEEILKAFPFIGTVVIDDEITASQQRNLEKRLKIAVLDRTELILEIFANRALTAEARLQVELAQARYLLPRLKRMWGHLSRQKSGGGSGGFVKGEGEKQIELDRRMIWEKIHKLTTELNAVVRQREQRRKAKERQEIPTFALIGYTNSGKSTLLNLLTAADTCVEDKLFATLDPKTRRCRLPGGCRVLITDTVGFIRKLPHTLVAAFKSTLEAALHEKVLLHIVDVSHPLASEHVQTTYDILEELGIHNPKIITVLNKIDVLSEGKIPSKLRLLSSRPVLISAKRGEGIQSLLAAMTNIIQEDYTEVTLHFPYTEYGKFAELCDSGLIVSHRYQEDYLLVEAYLPKKFQKRFHSFVVEGLSENPPE; this is translated from the coding sequence ATACCGAATCACAACAATACCCTAGAGGAAAAGCTTCCCTCACCTCATGAAAAGCAAGATACTTTCCAAGCTCTTGCAGTCTCCTGTTACAGCAGTAAAACAGATCCCAGCATTGTTCTAGAACATTTGGAAGAACTTGTTTCTCTTGCAGAATCTTGTGGGATTGCCGTTATAAAAACCCGCTCATGGATTTTGAAGACACCCATAGCTTCCACCTACATAAATGAAGGGAAACTTGTAGAAATCGAAGAGATCCTCAAAGCCTTTCCCTTCATAGGAACTGTAGTGATAGATGATGAGATTACCGCATCACAGCAACGCAATCTAGAAAAACGTCTGAAAATTGCCGTCTTAGATAGAACCGAGCTTATCTTGGAAATCTTTGCCAACCGTGCTCTAACGGCAGAAGCGCGCCTTCAGGTAGAGCTAGCACAGGCGCGGTACCTCCTTCCCCGCTTAAAAAGAATGTGGGGCCACTTATCACGTCAGAAATCTGGAGGCGGAAGCGGAGGATTCGTCAAAGGTGAGGGAGAAAAGCAAATTGAACTCGATCGTAGGATGATTTGGGAGAAAATCCACAAACTGACAACGGAACTCAACGCTGTTGTCAGGCAGCGCGAACAACGTCGTAAAGCTAAAGAACGACAGGAAATCCCTACGTTCGCTTTGATCGGTTATACAAATTCAGGAAAGAGTACCCTGTTAAACTTACTCACTGCTGCAGATACCTGCGTTGAAGATAAGCTGTTTGCTACCCTAGATCCTAAAACACGAAGATGTAGACTTCCCGGAGGGTGTCGTGTCCTCATTACCGACACTGTAGGTTTTATTCGAAAATTACCCCACACCCTAGTGGCAGCATTCAAAAGTACTTTAGAAGCCGCCTTACACGAAAAGGTACTCCTCCATATTGTGGATGTTTCCCATCCTTTAGCTTCGGAACATGTACAAACAACCTACGACATTCTTGAAGAGTTGGGCATTCATAATCCCAAGATCATTACAGTGCTAAATAAAATCGATGTTCTTTCTGAAGGAAAGATCCCCTCCAAGTTGCGACTTCTTTCCTCACGTCCTGTTCTTATTTCAGCGAAAAGAGGAGAAGGAATCCAGAGCCTTCTAGCTGCCATGACGAATATCATCCAAGAAGATTATACTGAGGTTACCCTCCACTTTCCCTATACAGAATATGGGAAATTCGCTGAGCTTTGTGACTCCGGTTTGATTGTCTCACACCGATATCAAGAAGATTATTTATTAGTAGAAGCTTATCTTCCTAAGAAGTTCCAAAAAAGATTTCATTCTTTTGTTGTCGAAGGCTTGTCTGAAAATCCTCCCGAGTAA
- a CDS encoding MBL fold metallo-hydrolase has protein sequence MKTDGGHDVAVGKLIFLGTGNSEGIPVPFCMCSVCIGKKVQRWRPSVLIQYQDKNYIIDTGPDFREQMLTSGISKLDGVFLTHPHYDHIGGIDDLRAWYIVTRDSLPLVLSASTYRYLEKSKAHLVLSATKEEALPAVLEFKILHKLYGEDIFRDLPYTYLSYYQKSCHVLGYRFGNLAYLTDLARYDREIFNYLHNVDTVILSACTEELPEVFRGRLPSHLTVPQAEAFAEHVGAKHLIITHIGHNLEEERENYPHVVFAYDGMEVSWRI, from the coding sequence ATGAAAACAGATGGCGGTCATGATGTTGCGGTAGGAAAATTGATTTTTCTGGGGACAGGAAACTCTGAAGGAATTCCCGTGCCCTTTTGTATGTGTTCTGTCTGTATAGGAAAGAAAGTACAACGTTGGCGTCCCTCCGTACTCATTCAATATCAGGACAAGAATTATATCATCGATACAGGCCCAGATTTCCGAGAGCAGATGCTTACCTCAGGAATTTCTAAGCTCGATGGTGTATTCCTGACACATCCTCATTACGATCATATCGGTGGGATTGATGATTTGCGTGCCTGGTATATTGTAACGCGGGATTCCTTACCCCTAGTCCTGTCAGCAAGTACGTATAGATACTTAGAAAAGTCAAAAGCACATTTGGTTCTCTCTGCCACGAAGGAAGAAGCTCTTCCCGCTGTTTTAGAATTTAAGATTTTACATAAACTGTATGGCGAAGATATCTTCAGAGACCTTCCTTACACTTATCTTTCTTATTACCAAAAATCTTGTCATGTTCTAGGATACCGTTTTGGAAATCTCGCCTACCTTACGGATTTGGCTCGCTATGATCGTGAGATTTTTAATTATCTGCACAATGTGGATACTGTGATACTTTCGGCATGCACAGAAGAACTTCCTGAGGTCTTTCGTGGACGCTTGCCCTCACACCTTACTGTCCCACAAGCAGAAGCCTTCGCAGAACATGTGGGAGCCAAACACCTAATCATTACTCATATAGGCCATAATTTAGAAGAGGAACGTGAGAATTATCCTCATGTGGTGTTTGCTTATGACGGCATGGAGGTTTCTTGGAGAATATAA
- a CDS encoding transporter substrate-binding domain-containing protein, translating to MLKSSVFFLGVFVVIVLLGLAGCQSTLDRDSTWIVGTNATYPPFEYVDNRGEIIGFDVDLAKALSQKLGKQLKVREFAFDALILNLKKHRVDAILAGMSITPPRKKEILMIPYYGDQVRQLLLISGSQAEILPLSQYSSIAVQTGTFQEGYLLSQPEICVRSFDSTVEVLMEVRYGKSPIAVLEPSIGAVVLTEFPDLYFTALDLPEEHWALGYGIGIAKDCPEEAKVIQEALLELKTEGVLQALAAKWQLSPMS from the coding sequence ATGTTAAAATCGTCCGTTTTTTTTTTAGGAGTTTTTGTTGTCATAGTCCTCCTGGGATTGGCGGGCTGCCAGTCCACATTGGATCGTGACTCTACCTGGATTGTAGGGACCAATGCCACCTACCCTCCTTTCGAATATGTTGATAATCGAGGTGAGATCATTGGGTTTGATGTGGATTTGGCTAAAGCCCTAAGTCAAAAGCTAGGTAAGCAACTCAAAGTAAGAGAGTTTGCTTTTGATGCCCTCATCCTTAACTTGAAAAAACACCGTGTGGACGCAATTTTAGCAGGAATGTCTATAACTCCTCCGCGTAAAAAAGAAATTCTTATGATCCCTTACTATGGAGATCAAGTACGTCAACTCCTATTGATTTCGGGATCGCAGGCGGAGATTCTCCCTTTATCTCAATATTCTTCAATTGCAGTACAAACAGGGACATTCCAAGAAGGGTATCTTCTTTCCCAACCCGAAATTTGTGTCCGCTCTTTTGATAGTACTGTAGAAGTTCTGATGGAAGTACGCTATGGGAAATCTCCTATTGCAGTGTTAGAACCTTCAATCGGCGCTGTGGTTCTTACGGAATTTCCTGATTTATATTTCACAGCCCTGGATTTACCTGAGGAACACTGGGCTTTAGGTTATGGCATAGGAATTGCTAAAGACTGCCCTGAGGAGGCTAAGGTAATTCAAGAAGCTCTTTTAGAGCTAAAAACAGAAGGCGTTCTTCAAGCTCTGGCTGCAAAATGGCAATTATCCCCCATGAGTTGA
- the aroF gene encoding 3-deoxy-7-phosphoheptulonate synthase: protein MLKFTHPLPHTLKQYSEDIRSIALSPEVSIGRRVPLLIAGPCTLESYEHTVTLGLAVKQAGASVFRGSIKKPRTSPYSFQGWEKEKVLWHKEAQRIHGLLTETEVLDIRDVEIIAEHVDILRIGARNMQNFPLLKEVSCMHRPVILKRNPSATLEEWLCAAEYILFSSSCPGVILCERGIRTFEHSTRYTLDINTLVIIKEISSLPIIVDPSHAAGKRSLVLPLASAALAAGADGLIIEVHANPNTALCDGEQHITPEELEHFANTHFLKQAARTVS, encoded by the coding sequence ATTCTTAAATTTACTCATCCCCTTCCTCACACTTTGAAACAGTATTCCGAGGACATAAGGAGTATCGCTCTATCTCCAGAGGTATCGATAGGTAGAAGAGTTCCTCTCCTCATTGCAGGCCCTTGTACTCTAGAAAGCTATGAGCATACAGTTACGTTGGGTCTTGCGGTAAAGCAAGCGGGAGCCTCAGTGTTTCGCGGATCAATTAAAAAGCCTCGTACCAGTCCCTACTCTTTTCAAGGATGGGAAAAAGAAAAAGTACTCTGGCATAAAGAGGCCCAACGGATTCATGGTCTACTCACAGAAACGGAAGTCTTAGATATCCGCGATGTGGAAATCATTGCCGAACATGTGGATATTCTTCGCATTGGAGCAAGAAACATGCAAAACTTCCCTCTGCTCAAAGAAGTGAGTTGTATGCACCGTCCCGTGATTCTTAAACGCAATCCCTCAGCAACCCTTGAAGAATGGCTCTGTGCCGCAGAATATATCTTATTTTCATCTTCTTGTCCCGGGGTGATACTGTGTGAGCGTGGCATTCGTACTTTTGAACATTCCACACGTTACACTTTAGATATCAATACTCTAGTTATCATCAAAGAAATCTCCTCTCTTCCCATTATTGTAGATCCTTCCCACGCTGCTGGAAAACGTTCTTTAGTCTTGCCTCTAGCATCTGCGGCTCTCGCTGCAGGTGCTGATGGACTTATTATTGAGGTTCACGCCAATCCTAACACTGCGCTTTGCGATGGGGAACAACACATCACTCCTGAGGAGCTAGAGCACTTTGCTAACACCCACTTCTTAAAACAAGCCGCTAGGACTGTGTCATAG
- a CDS encoding sodium:solute symporter family protein — protein sequence MNFSLFLFFLLGIQAVCLYIGRGKGSHMKDRESYFLAGRSLRTFSLTMTFIATQIGGGVLLGTAEEASHYGVRVIFYPLGVALGLILLGMGPGKKLASGSLTTVVAIFEVIYGSKTLRKTAFILSAFSLFFILTAQTIALDTLFSMFSYGKLLTLVFWAALACYTSIGGFHGVVRTDIVQAAFLLIAVVCCGIAVWYHAPQTLEIIQKPALLSSAKLLSWIFMPMLFMIVEQDMVQRCVAASSPKHLQRSAITAGLVLLLFNFIPLFLGSLGGRMGIAGDCPLIDTVAYFCGPSLAALMAAAIGIAILSTADSLISAVAQLIVEELPSLQTAYYRYLVLGLAAAAPIVAVGFTNIVDVLILSYSLSVCCLSVPIGIVLLTSYRASKIAAWAAVLVGGISYLLMRVLPMGGCGELCAWLSSLVSFCCVECFHVYSKKRLKNLFQEERD from the coding sequence ATGAACTTTTCATTATTTTTATTTTTCTTATTAGGAATTCAGGCAGTTTGCCTTTATATCGGCCGAGGAAAAGGCTCGCATATGAAAGATCGTGAAAGCTATTTTCTTGCCGGGAGAAGCTTAAGGACCTTTTCTTTAACCATGACGTTTATTGCCACGCAAATAGGGGGAGGGGTATTGTTAGGAACTGCAGAGGAAGCCTCCCACTACGGTGTTCGCGTGATCTTCTACCCCTTAGGTGTCGCCTTAGGATTGATCTTATTGGGTATGGGACCAGGAAAGAAACTTGCTAGTGGCTCTTTAACTACTGTAGTGGCAATTTTTGAGGTAATTTATGGTTCAAAAACACTAAGGAAAACTGCCTTTATACTTTCGGCTTTCTCCTTGTTTTTTATTCTTACCGCCCAGACTATTGCTCTTGATACACTGTTCAGTATGTTTTCTTATGGTAAACTTTTGACTTTAGTCTTTTGGGCAGCTCTCGCATGTTACACTTCCATAGGAGGATTTCACGGTGTAGTAAGAACGGATATTGTTCAGGCAGCATTTCTCCTCATTGCCGTGGTGTGTTGCGGTATTGCTGTCTGGTATCATGCTCCACAAACTTTGGAAATTATCCAGAAACCTGCCTTGCTTTCCTCTGCAAAATTATTGAGTTGGATTTTCATGCCCATGCTTTTCATGATTGTAGAACAAGATATGGTACAGAGATGTGTTGCGGCTTCCTCTCCTAAGCATTTGCAGAGATCAGCGATAACCGCAGGCCTTGTCCTCCTTCTTTTCAACTTCATTCCTTTGTTTTTAGGATCCTTAGGAGGGCGTATGGGCATTGCTGGAGATTGTCCCCTTATCGATACGGTTGCTTATTTCTGCGGCCCTTCCTTGGCAGCTCTGATGGCAGCCGCTATCGGCATAGCCATCCTTTCTACTGCAGATTCATTGATTAGCGCAGTAGCGCAACTCATAGTCGAAGAGCTTCCCTCTTTACAGACTGCTTATTACCGTTACTTGGTTTTGGGCTTGGCTGCTGCAGCCCCTATTGTAGCTGTGGGTTTTACGAACATTGTCGATGTACTCATTCTGAGCTATAGCCTATCCGTATGTTGTCTTTCTGTTCCTATTGGCATTGTCCTTTTAACCTCCTATCGTGCGAGCAAAATAGCCGCATGGGCCGCGGTGCTTGTAGGAGGAATAAGCTATCTTCTGATGCGCGTTCTCCCTATGGGTGGTTGCGGAGAACTTTGTGCATGGTTGAGTTCTTTAGTCTCTTTTTGTTGCGTAGAATGTTTTCACGTATACTCGAAAAAGCGTTTGAAAAATTTGTTTCAAGAAGAAAGAGATTAA
- a CDS encoding HEAT repeat domain-containing protein: MIQDFSEASQEGLRILHTKSYSYLQAKLILKAFVHQRAFDRWFISFEKCQQRYPELIHDRDVLEELGMGVLYEGIEHSSVTVRAISVLSLGLARDFRLVPLVLRSLNDDSAVVRAFALQVAAQYGTESLKQAISKIARHDDSIHVRMTAYQVAVLLQIHELLPFLNQQAINPLIDGQERREAWKASLELAPQFFDATITKNDIDQALFTCEMLRTSSSPKGNKLFLELLSIQHPEVQETILQTALTCSREISLDNKELLSAVYHLALASPFPKVRLQAAAFLHLQGVPLGHDLLVEGLLSPSLMISEVASAALCSLGIHGAPLAKEYLSSVVSRKAAANLAILLLVSRQDIEKAGNTIANYLTNPEMCWAIEHFLWDTRWNLQGNTLLLYSDMVKHEIGRKLIRLLAITRYSQVKAVTAAFLAGQQEQGWSFFSGIFWEEGDVQTSESLTTDVSFAAKLEGALATLCQKKDRNSLQRVVALYSDSRWQDKLAILEGIAFSENIDAVSFLLDCCRQETPSLRSAAAGALFALFK, encoded by the coding sequence ATGATCCAGGACTTCTCAGAGGCTTCTCAAGAAGGTCTTCGTATATTACATACTAAGTCGTACTCCTATTTACAGGCAAAGCTCATCCTAAAAGCTTTTGTACACCAACGAGCGTTTGATCGTTGGTTTATAAGCTTTGAAAAATGCCAGCAACGTTACCCCGAGTTAATTCATGATCGCGATGTGTTGGAAGAACTTGGTATGGGAGTGCTTTATGAAGGTATAGAACATTCTTCTGTGACTGTGCGGGCTATTAGTGTCCTTTCCTTAGGTCTTGCAAGAGATTTTCGTTTGGTACCTTTGGTATTGCGCAGCCTTAATGATGACAGTGCTGTTGTTAGAGCTTTCGCTCTTCAAGTAGCCGCACAATATGGTACGGAGAGTTTGAAACAAGCGATCAGTAAAATCGCTCGTCATGATGACTCTATTCATGTGCGTATGACAGCATATCAGGTGGCGGTGTTATTGCAAATCCATGAACTTCTTCCATTTTTAAACCAGCAAGCAATAAATCCACTGATTGATGGTCAGGAAAGGCGGGAAGCATGGAAAGCCTCTCTAGAACTTGCGCCCCAATTCTTTGATGCAACAATAACCAAAAATGATATCGATCAAGCATTATTTACTTGTGAAATGTTACGTACAAGTAGTTCCCCAAAAGGGAATAAGCTCTTCCTAGAATTGCTCTCTATTCAGCATCCTGAAGTTCAGGAAACGATCTTACAAACAGCTCTTACATGCAGTCGAGAGATTTCTTTAGATAATAAAGAGTTGCTGAGTGCCGTATACCATTTAGCATTGGCTTCTCCTTTCCCGAAGGTGCGGTTGCAAGCCGCAGCTTTTCTGCATTTGCAAGGAGTCCCTTTAGGCCATGATTTGCTTGTTGAAGGTTTACTGTCCCCCTCCTTAATGATAAGTGAGGTAGCCTCTGCAGCTCTGTGTTCTTTAGGGATTCATGGTGCCCCTTTGGCAAAGGAATACCTTAGCTCTGTAGTATCTCGAAAAGCAGCCGCAAACTTGGCGATTTTACTTCTTGTGAGTCGCCAAGATATAGAAAAAGCAGGCAATACGATTGCGAACTACCTTACTAACCCTGAAATGTGTTGGGCCATAGAGCATTTTCTCTGGGACACACGATGGAACCTACAAGGTAACACTCTTCTTCTTTATTCCGATATGGTGAAGCATGAAATTGGTCGAAAACTGATTCGTTTACTAGCAATAACACGTTATAGCCAAGTTAAAGCTGTAACTGCAGCATTTCTTGCCGGTCAACAGGAACAAGGATGGAGTTTCTTTTCTGGGATATTTTGGGAGGAGGGAGACGTTCAGACCTCGGAGTCTCTCACCACAGATGTTTCGTTTGCTGCGAAGCTAGAGGGAGCTTTAGCGACTCTGTGTCAAAAAAAAGATCGGAATTCTTTGCAGAGAGTAGTTGCTTTATATTCTGATAGCCGTTGGCAAGACAAACTTGCTATTCTTGAGGGAATTGCTTTTTCAGAAAATATTGACGCGGTCTCCTTTCTTTTAGATTGCTGTCGTCAGGAGACCCCCTCCCTACGTAGTGCCGCGGCAGGCGCGCTATTTGCTCTTTTTAAGTGA
- a CDS encoding HIT domain-containing protein, which produces MTVFEKIIEGSLQCEKIFENENFIVIKDRFPQAPVHLLIVPKKHIKRLQDMRNEDLFLLAEAGKIIQQLVEEFEIVEGYRVVINNGVEGGQSIFHLHIHLLGGRSLGPIA; this is translated from the coding sequence ATGACAGTTTTTGAAAAAATCATAGAAGGATCTTTACAATGTGAAAAGATCTTTGAAAACGAAAATTTCATAGTGATAAAAGATCGTTTTCCGCAAGCTCCCGTCCATCTTCTTATCGTTCCAAAAAAACATATAAAAAGATTGCAAGATATGCGAAATGAAGACCTTTTCTTGCTTGCAGAAGCAGGAAAAATTATTCAGCAGTTGGTAGAAGAATTCGAGATTGTTGAAGGCTATCGCGTTGTGATTAATAACGGTGTTGAAGGAGGGCAGTCCATATTCCACTTACACATACATCTTTTAGGTGGACGTTCTTTGGGGCCTATAGCTTAG
- a CDS encoding MYG1 family protein, whose product MQISRSIGTHDGSFHADEVTACALLILFDLVDEEKIVRSRDPKKLAKCEYVCDVGGIYSLEEKRFDHHQASYIGPWSSAGMVLHYLKKKGYIDDEEYHFLNNTLVHGVDEQDNGRFFSKEGFCSFSDIIKIYNPREEEEKSTDADFSFALHFTIDFLRRLRKKFYYDRICRDIVKKVMDSEDLCLYFNRPLAWQENFFFLGGEQHPAAFVCFPSCDQWILRGIPPSLERRMEVRIPFPEDWAGLLGKELSSISGIPDAVFCHKGRFLSVWRSRESCQRALQLTLENQGLL is encoded by the coding sequence ATGCAGATTTCAAGAAGCATTGGGACACACGACGGTTCTTTTCATGCGGATGAGGTCACGGCATGTGCTCTTCTTATTTTATTCGATCTTGTTGATGAGGAAAAGATCGTTCGTTCTCGCGACCCTAAAAAACTGGCGAAATGCGAATATGTATGTGATGTCGGTGGCATATATTCTTTGGAAGAAAAGCGCTTCGATCACCACCAAGCTTCTTATATAGGACCTTGGAGCAGTGCGGGTATGGTATTGCATTATCTTAAAAAGAAAGGATATATCGATGACGAGGAATATCACTTTTTAAATAATACCTTAGTCCACGGCGTTGATGAACAGGACAATGGAAGATTTTTCTCTAAAGAGGGATTTTGCTCATTTTCTGATATTATTAAAATCTATAATCCTCGAGAGGAAGAGGAAAAGAGTACCGATGCCGATTTTTCTTTTGCTCTTCATTTTACTATTGATTTTTTACGTCGTCTGCGGAAGAAATTTTACTATGACCGTATTTGTAGAGATATTGTTAAAAAGGTTATGGATAGTGAAGATCTTTGTTTGTACTTTAATCGTCCTTTAGCATGGCAGGAGAATTTCTTTTTCTTGGGGGGAGAACAACATCCCGCGGCTTTTGTTTGTTTTCCTTCTTGTGATCAGTGGATTTTGCGTGGAATTCCTCCTAGTCTAGAACGTCGTATGGAAGTGCGCATTCCTTTTCCTGAAGATTGGGCAGGGCTTCTTGGCAAAGAACTTTCTTCTATATCAGGAATTCCAGATGCAGTATTCTGTCATAAAGGTCGCTTCCTTTCTGTATGGAGAAGTCGAGAAAGTTGCCAACGCGCTCTGCAGTTAACATTAGAGAATCAGGGATTGTTATGA